A DNA window from Salarias fasciatus chromosome 23 unlocalized genomic scaffold, fSalaFa1.1 super_scaffold_20, whole genome shotgun sequence contains the following coding sequences:
- the abi3bpb gene encoding ABI family, member 3 (NESH) binding protein b isoform X13, whose amino-acid sequence MAGSSVLLLLLLLLAVTLQLVPAQRIRERRQSLKVRINATDDTIVMTFVRPSADVKLEGYILGYGGGVFSKQFIPLPEDGEPYQAEMDAEPKYLIAVQPIPTNDVKKHCTGKVNLEKPLHLVIGSVSPTAVLLSWGNMAKTPYEGNILDECLEDGFYTIRYRERNRKWIYQTCPTSDTVVDNLKPNTPYEFGVRSNKDENSGTWSKPVVHNTNMGNKNPQKTFKLRNPLMNPLKPHGLFPPRPALHNATRGRFSTILKNGGFPGAPRTFGSPARPSIQINKKPNLVGKPGETDKVNSLKQSVDLPLLKTKVPTSPTAKPTKPERRQTTTTTAAPTPTATRQETWEESDLFKAQPTSDLDALGKKRYVAPHVVYKTGKKPDEPCSITSSLNFFPESEPGETNVTAPPRSPPSNLTVVTVEGCPSFVILDWEKTDNDTTEYEVISTAKGPDGEQVSILTTNQTHTAVENLKPESSYEFKVKPKNELGTGPPSEPVSFNTESADPRVSENVSGKDAIWTQFPFKTDSYSDCHGKQYVKRTWYRKFVGVQLCNSLRYKIYLSDSLNGKFYNIGDQTGFGEDHCQFVDSFLDGRTGRQLQADQLPSRAGFYRAVRQEPVHFGQIGGRSHISYVSWYECGTPIPGKW is encoded by the exons atggCGGGCTCctcggtcctcctcctcctcctcctcctgctggccgTCACGCTGCAGCTCGTCCCGGCTCAGAGGATCCGAG AGCGCCGTCAGAGCCTGAAGGTCCGGATCAACGCCACCGACGACACCATCGTCATGACGTTTGTGCGTCCAAGTGCCGACGTGAAGCTGGAGGGCTACATCCTGGGATACGGCGGCGGCGTCTTCTCCAAACAGTTCATCCCGCTTCCCGAGGACGGCGAGCCGTACCAAGCCGAGATGG ACGCTGAACCGAAGTACCTGATCGCTGTTCAGCCGATTCCAACCAATGACGTTAAGAAGCACTGTACAG GTAAGGTCAACCTGGAAAAACCCCTGCACCTGGTGATTGGTTCCGTGAGTCCAACGGCGGTCTTGTTGTCGTGGGGAAACATGGCAAAGACGCCGTACGAAGGGAACATCCTGGACGAATGTCTTGAGGACGG GTTCTACACCATCCGCTACagggagaggaacaggaagtggatctACCAAACGTGTCCGACCAGCGACACTGTGGTTGACAACCTGAAGCCCAACACACCGTACGAGTTCGGCGTTCGCTCCAACAAGGACGAGAACAGCGGCACGTGGAGCAAACCAGTCGTCCACAACACCAACATGGGCA ATAAAAACCCGCAGAAGACTTTTAAGCTGCGTAACCCACTCATGAATCCACTG aagCCTCATGGTCTTTTCCCTCCACGTCCCG ctctgcacaatgccaccagggggcgattTTCCACCATACTGAAAAATGGCGGCTTCCCTGGAGCTCCTCGCACCTTTG GGTCTCCTGCTCGTCCGTCCATTCAGATCAACAAGAAACCGAACCTGGTGGGCAAACCCGGAGAAACCG ACAAAGTCAACAGCCTCAAACAGAGTGTCGACTTACCCCTCCTCAAGACTAAAGTCCCAACCTCCCCCACCGCCAAACCCACCAAACCGGAGCGCAGacagaccaccaccaccaccgccgcgcCCACGCCCACCG CAACTCGACAGGAAACCTGGGAGGAGTCCGACCTGTTCAAAGCGCAGCCCACCTCCGACCTTGACGCTCTGGGCAAGAAGCGCTACGTCG CGCCCCATGTGGTCTACAAAACCGGGAAGAAGCCAGACGAGCCGtgctccatcacctcctccctGAACTTCTTCCCTGAGAGCGAGCCCGGAGAGACGAATGTGACGGCGCCGCCCAGGAGTCCACCTTCCAACCTCACCGTGGTGACGGTGGAGGGATGTCCCTCCTTCGTCATCCTGGACTGGGAGAAAACGGACAACGACACCACTG AGTATGAAGTCATCTCCACGGCTAAAGGGCCAGACGGCGAGCAGGTTTCCATCCTGACCACCAACCAGACGCACACGGCGGTGGAGAACCTGAAACCGGAAAGCAG cTACGAGTTCAAAGTGAAGCCCAAGAATGAGCTGGGCACCGGTCCCCCCAGTGAACCTGTGTCCTTCAACACCGAGTCGG CTGATCCTCGGGTGAGCGAGAACGTCTCTG GAAAAGATGCCATCTGGACTCAGTTCCCCTTCAAGACCGACTCGTATTCTGACTGCCATGGGAAGCAGTACGTGAAGAGGACCTGGTACCGCAAGTTTGTTGGTGTCCAGCTCTGCAACTCTCTGCGTTACAAGATCTACCTGAGCGACTCTCTCAATG GTAAATTCTACAACATTGGGGATCAGACGGGTTTCGGTGAGGACCACTGTCAGTTCGTAGACTCGTTCCTGGATGGACGAACGGGTCGTCAGCTCCAAGCGGACCAGCTGCCCTCCAGAGCAG gTTTTTATCGGGCCGTCCGTCAGGAGCCGGTTCACTTCGGACAGATCGGCGGTCGCTCTCACATCAGCTACGTTTCCTGGTACGAGTGCGGGACGCCCATCCCAGGGAAATGGTAG
- the abi3bpb gene encoding ABI family, member 3 (NESH) binding protein b isoform X11, which produces MAGSSVLLLLLLLLAVTLQLVPAQRIRERRQSLKVRINATDDTIVMTFVRPSADVKLEGYILGYGGGVFSKQFIPLPEDGEPYQAEMDAEPKYLIAVQPIPTNDVKKHCTGKVNLEKPLHLVIGSVSPTAVLLSWGNMAKTPYEGNILDECLEDGFYTIRYRERNRKWIYQTCPTSDTVVDNLKPNTPYEFGVRSNKDENSGTWSKPVVHNTNMGNKNPQKTFKLRNPLMNPLKPHGLFPPRPALHNATRGRFSTILKNGGFPGAPRTFAPPLGQQETVPQPTRPLLVNGQPHGGSSAVKPALWSRPRLGSPARPSIQINKKPNLVGKPGETDKVNSLKQSVDLPLLKTKVPTSPTAKPTKPERRQTTTTTAAPTPTATRQETWEESDLFKAQPTSDLDALGKKRYVAPHVVYKTGKKPDEPCSITSSLNFFPESEPGETNVTAPPRSPPSNLTVVTVEGCPSFVILDWEKTDNDTTEYEVISTAKGPDGEQVSILTTNQTHTAVENLKPESSYEFKVKPKNELGTGPPSEPVSFNTESADPRVSENVSGKDAIWTQFPFKTDSYSDCHGKQYVKRTWYRKFVGVQLCNSLRYKIYLSDSLNGKFYNIGDQTGFGEDHCQFVDSFLDGRTGRQLQADQLPSRAGFYRAVRQEPVHFGQIGGRSHISYVSWYECGTPIPGKW; this is translated from the exons atggCGGGCTCctcggtcctcctcctcctcctcctcctgctggccgTCACGCTGCAGCTCGTCCCGGCTCAGAGGATCCGAG AGCGCCGTCAGAGCCTGAAGGTCCGGATCAACGCCACCGACGACACCATCGTCATGACGTTTGTGCGTCCAAGTGCCGACGTGAAGCTGGAGGGCTACATCCTGGGATACGGCGGCGGCGTCTTCTCCAAACAGTTCATCCCGCTTCCCGAGGACGGCGAGCCGTACCAAGCCGAGATGG ACGCTGAACCGAAGTACCTGATCGCTGTTCAGCCGATTCCAACCAATGACGTTAAGAAGCACTGTACAG GTAAGGTCAACCTGGAAAAACCCCTGCACCTGGTGATTGGTTCCGTGAGTCCAACGGCGGTCTTGTTGTCGTGGGGAAACATGGCAAAGACGCCGTACGAAGGGAACATCCTGGACGAATGTCTTGAGGACGG GTTCTACACCATCCGCTACagggagaggaacaggaagtggatctACCAAACGTGTCCGACCAGCGACACTGTGGTTGACAACCTGAAGCCCAACACACCGTACGAGTTCGGCGTTCGCTCCAACAAGGACGAGAACAGCGGCACGTGGAGCAAACCAGTCGTCCACAACACCAACATGGGCA ATAAAAACCCGCAGAAGACTTTTAAGCTGCGTAACCCACTCATGAATCCACTG aagCCTCATGGTCTTTTCCCTCCACGTCCCG ctctgcacaatgccaccagggggcgattTTCCACCATACTGAAAAATGGCGGCTTCCCTGGAGCTCCTCGCACCTTTG cgcctcctctcGGCCAGCAGGAAACCGTCCCTCAGCCCACCCGCCCGTTGCTCG TGAACGGACAGCCGCATGGCGGCAGCTCTGCGGTCAAACCGGCCTTATGGTCCCGACCTAGACTTG GGTCTCCTGCTCGTCCGTCCATTCAGATCAACAAGAAACCGAACCTGGTGGGCAAACCCGGAGAAACCG ACAAAGTCAACAGCCTCAAACAGAGTGTCGACTTACCCCTCCTCAAGACTAAAGTCCCAACCTCCCCCACCGCCAAACCCACCAAACCGGAGCGCAGacagaccaccaccaccaccgccgcgcCCACGCCCACCG CAACTCGACAGGAAACCTGGGAGGAGTCCGACCTGTTCAAAGCGCAGCCCACCTCCGACCTTGACGCTCTGGGCAAGAAGCGCTACGTCG CGCCCCATGTGGTCTACAAAACCGGGAAGAAGCCAGACGAGCCGtgctccatcacctcctccctGAACTTCTTCCCTGAGAGCGAGCCCGGAGAGACGAATGTGACGGCGCCGCCCAGGAGTCCACCTTCCAACCTCACCGTGGTGACGGTGGAGGGATGTCCCTCCTTCGTCATCCTGGACTGGGAGAAAACGGACAACGACACCACTG AGTATGAAGTCATCTCCACGGCTAAAGGGCCAGACGGCGAGCAGGTTTCCATCCTGACCACCAACCAGACGCACACGGCGGTGGAGAACCTGAAACCGGAAAGCAG cTACGAGTTCAAAGTGAAGCCCAAGAATGAGCTGGGCACCGGTCCCCCCAGTGAACCTGTGTCCTTCAACACCGAGTCGG CTGATCCTCGGGTGAGCGAGAACGTCTCTG GAAAAGATGCCATCTGGACTCAGTTCCCCTTCAAGACCGACTCGTATTCTGACTGCCATGGGAAGCAGTACGTGAAGAGGACCTGGTACCGCAAGTTTGTTGGTGTCCAGCTCTGCAACTCTCTGCGTTACAAGATCTACCTGAGCGACTCTCTCAATG GTAAATTCTACAACATTGGGGATCAGACGGGTTTCGGTGAGGACCACTGTCAGTTCGTAGACTCGTTCCTGGATGGACGAACGGGTCGTCAGCTCCAAGCGGACCAGCTGCCCTCCAGAGCAG gTTTTTATCGGGCCGTCCGTCAGGAGCCGGTTCACTTCGGACAGATCGGCGGTCGCTCTCACATCAGCTACGTTTCCTGGTACGAGTGCGGGACGCCCATCCCAGGGAAATGGTAG
- the abi3bpb gene encoding ABI family, member 3 (NESH) binding protein b isoform X2, translating to MAGSSVLLLLLLLLAVTLQLVPAQRIRERRQSLKVRINATDDTIVMTFVRPSADVKLEGYILGYGGGVFSKQFIPLPEDGEPYQAEMDAEPKYLIAVQPIPTNDVKKHCTGKVNLEKPLHLVIGSVSPTAVLLSWGNMAKTPYEGNILDECLEDGFYTIRYRERNRKWIYQTCPTSDTVVDNLKPNTPYEFGVRSNKDENSGTWSKPVVHNTNMGNKNPQKTFKLRNPLMNPLKPHGLFPPRPALHNATRGRFSTILKNGGFPGAPRTFDTENLVRSAPHLPEDPPIAPWFQATQAPQTSTTVASRITVSPTSGHSSHGRTTEASIKAPNKPPHSAAVSQSKDRSALLRSLANERAQTNSWGLNSRSLSPNSPALPQQTGSARPLFPLYRPNSWSPTSGVLGVNGQPHGGSSAVKPALWSRPRLGSPARPSIQINKKPNLVGKPGETDKVNSLKQSVDLPLLKTKVPTSPTAKPTKPERRQTTTTTAAPTPTATRQETWEESDLFKAQPTSDLDALGKKRYVAPHVVYKTGKKPDEPCSITSSLNFFPESEPGETNVTAPPRSPPSNLTVVTVEGCPSFVILDWEKTDNDTTEYEVISTAKGPDGEQVSILTTNQTHTAVENLKPESSYEFKVKPKNELGTGPPSEPVSFNTESADPRVSENVSGKDAIWTQFPFKTDSYSDCHGKQYVKRTWYRKFVGVQLCNSLRYKIYLSDSLNGKFYNIGDQTGFGEDHCQFVDSFLDGRTGRQLQADQLPSRAGFYRAVRQEPVHFGQIGGRSHISYVSWYECGTPIPGKW from the exons atggCGGGCTCctcggtcctcctcctcctcctcctcctgctggccgTCACGCTGCAGCTCGTCCCGGCTCAGAGGATCCGAG AGCGCCGTCAGAGCCTGAAGGTCCGGATCAACGCCACCGACGACACCATCGTCATGACGTTTGTGCGTCCAAGTGCCGACGTGAAGCTGGAGGGCTACATCCTGGGATACGGCGGCGGCGTCTTCTCCAAACAGTTCATCCCGCTTCCCGAGGACGGCGAGCCGTACCAAGCCGAGATGG ACGCTGAACCGAAGTACCTGATCGCTGTTCAGCCGATTCCAACCAATGACGTTAAGAAGCACTGTACAG GTAAGGTCAACCTGGAAAAACCCCTGCACCTGGTGATTGGTTCCGTGAGTCCAACGGCGGTCTTGTTGTCGTGGGGAAACATGGCAAAGACGCCGTACGAAGGGAACATCCTGGACGAATGTCTTGAGGACGG GTTCTACACCATCCGCTACagggagaggaacaggaagtggatctACCAAACGTGTCCGACCAGCGACACTGTGGTTGACAACCTGAAGCCCAACACACCGTACGAGTTCGGCGTTCGCTCCAACAAGGACGAGAACAGCGGCACGTGGAGCAAACCAGTCGTCCACAACACCAACATGGGCA ATAAAAACCCGCAGAAGACTTTTAAGCTGCGTAACCCACTCATGAATCCACTG aagCCTCATGGTCTTTTCCCTCCACGTCCCG ctctgcacaatgccaccagggggcgattTTCCACCATACTGAAAAATGGCGGCTTCCCTGGAGCTCCTCGCACCTTTG ACACTGAGAACTTGGTTAGAAGTGCCCCACACCTTCCAGAGGACCCTCCAATCGCCCCATGGTTCCAAGCCACCCAGGCCCCTCAGACCAGTACCACTGTTGCCTCCCGCATTACTGTCTCACCCACCAGCGGCCATTCTTCTCACGGGCGGACCACTGAAGCATCCATTAAGGCACCAAACAAGCCACCACACTCCGCTG CTGTCAGCCAATCAAAGGACAGATCAGCATTGTTGAGATCTCTGGCCAATGAGAGGGCTCAGACTAACAGCTGGG GTCTCAACAGCAGATCTCTGAGCCCCAACAGCCCTGCATTGCCCCAACAGACCGGATCCGCGAGGCCCCTCTTTCCCCTCTATAGACCCAACAGCTGGTCCCCGACCTCAGGGGTCCTTGGGG TGAACGGACAGCCGCATGGCGGCAGCTCTGCGGTCAAACCGGCCTTATGGTCCCGACCTAGACTTG GGTCTCCTGCTCGTCCGTCCATTCAGATCAACAAGAAACCGAACCTGGTGGGCAAACCCGGAGAAACCG ACAAAGTCAACAGCCTCAAACAGAGTGTCGACTTACCCCTCCTCAAGACTAAAGTCCCAACCTCCCCCACCGCCAAACCCACCAAACCGGAGCGCAGacagaccaccaccaccaccgccgcgcCCACGCCCACCG CAACTCGACAGGAAACCTGGGAGGAGTCCGACCTGTTCAAAGCGCAGCCCACCTCCGACCTTGACGCTCTGGGCAAGAAGCGCTACGTCG CGCCCCATGTGGTCTACAAAACCGGGAAGAAGCCAGACGAGCCGtgctccatcacctcctccctGAACTTCTTCCCTGAGAGCGAGCCCGGAGAGACGAATGTGACGGCGCCGCCCAGGAGTCCACCTTCCAACCTCACCGTGGTGACGGTGGAGGGATGTCCCTCCTTCGTCATCCTGGACTGGGAGAAAACGGACAACGACACCACTG AGTATGAAGTCATCTCCACGGCTAAAGGGCCAGACGGCGAGCAGGTTTCCATCCTGACCACCAACCAGACGCACACGGCGGTGGAGAACCTGAAACCGGAAAGCAG cTACGAGTTCAAAGTGAAGCCCAAGAATGAGCTGGGCACCGGTCCCCCCAGTGAACCTGTGTCCTTCAACACCGAGTCGG CTGATCCTCGGGTGAGCGAGAACGTCTCTG GAAAAGATGCCATCTGGACTCAGTTCCCCTTCAAGACCGACTCGTATTCTGACTGCCATGGGAAGCAGTACGTGAAGAGGACCTGGTACCGCAAGTTTGTTGGTGTCCAGCTCTGCAACTCTCTGCGTTACAAGATCTACCTGAGCGACTCTCTCAATG GTAAATTCTACAACATTGGGGATCAGACGGGTTTCGGTGAGGACCACTGTCAGTTCGTAGACTCGTTCCTGGATGGACGAACGGGTCGTCAGCTCCAAGCGGACCAGCTGCCCTCCAGAGCAG gTTTTTATCGGGCCGTCCGTCAGGAGCCGGTTCACTTCGGACAGATCGGCGGTCGCTCTCACATCAGCTACGTTTCCTGGTACGAGTGCGGGACGCCCATCCCAGGGAAATGGTAG
- the abi3bpb gene encoding ABI family, member 3 (NESH) binding protein b isoform X6, translated as MAGSSVLLLLLLLLAVTLQLVPAQRIRERRQSLKVRINATDDTIVMTFVRPSADVKLEGYILGYGGGVFSKQFIPLPEDGEPYQAEMDAEPKYLIAVQPIPTNDVKKHCTGKVNLEKPLHLVIGSVSPTAVLLSWGNMAKTPYEGNILDECLEDGFYTIRYRERNRKWIYQTCPTSDTVVDNLKPNTPYEFGVRSNKDENSGTWSKPVVHNTNMGNKNPQKTFKLRNPLMNPLKPHGLFPPRPALHNATRGRFSTILKNGGFPGAPRTFAVSQSKDRSALLRSLANERAQTNSWGLNSRSLSPNSPALPQQTGSARPLFPLYRPNSWSPTSGVLGVNGQPHGGSSAVKPALWSRPRLGSPARPSIQINKKPNLVGKPGETDKVNSLKQSVDLPLLKTKVPTSPTAKPTKPERRQTTTTTAAPTPTATRQETWEESDLFKAQPTSDLDALGKKRYVAPHVVYKTGKKPDEPCSITSSLNFFPESEPGETNVTAPPRSPPSNLTVVTVEGCPSFVILDWEKTDNDTTEYEVISTAKGPDGEQVSILTTNQTHTAVENLKPESSYEFKVKPKNELGTGPPSEPVSFNTESADPRVSENVSGKDAIWTQFPFKTDSYSDCHGKQYVKRTWYRKFVGVQLCNSLRYKIYLSDSLNGKFYNIGDQTGFGEDHCQFVDSFLDGRTGRQLQADQLPSRAGFYRAVRQEPVHFGQIGGRSHISYVSWYECGTPIPGKW; from the exons atggCGGGCTCctcggtcctcctcctcctcctcctcctgctggccgTCACGCTGCAGCTCGTCCCGGCTCAGAGGATCCGAG AGCGCCGTCAGAGCCTGAAGGTCCGGATCAACGCCACCGACGACACCATCGTCATGACGTTTGTGCGTCCAAGTGCCGACGTGAAGCTGGAGGGCTACATCCTGGGATACGGCGGCGGCGTCTTCTCCAAACAGTTCATCCCGCTTCCCGAGGACGGCGAGCCGTACCAAGCCGAGATGG ACGCTGAACCGAAGTACCTGATCGCTGTTCAGCCGATTCCAACCAATGACGTTAAGAAGCACTGTACAG GTAAGGTCAACCTGGAAAAACCCCTGCACCTGGTGATTGGTTCCGTGAGTCCAACGGCGGTCTTGTTGTCGTGGGGAAACATGGCAAAGACGCCGTACGAAGGGAACATCCTGGACGAATGTCTTGAGGACGG GTTCTACACCATCCGCTACagggagaggaacaggaagtggatctACCAAACGTGTCCGACCAGCGACACTGTGGTTGACAACCTGAAGCCCAACACACCGTACGAGTTCGGCGTTCGCTCCAACAAGGACGAGAACAGCGGCACGTGGAGCAAACCAGTCGTCCACAACACCAACATGGGCA ATAAAAACCCGCAGAAGACTTTTAAGCTGCGTAACCCACTCATGAATCCACTG aagCCTCATGGTCTTTTCCCTCCACGTCCCG ctctgcacaatgccaccagggggcgattTTCCACCATACTGAAAAATGGCGGCTTCCCTGGAGCTCCTCGCACCTTTG CTGTCAGCCAATCAAAGGACAGATCAGCATTGTTGAGATCTCTGGCCAATGAGAGGGCTCAGACTAACAGCTGGG GTCTCAACAGCAGATCTCTGAGCCCCAACAGCCCTGCATTGCCCCAACAGACCGGATCCGCGAGGCCCCTCTTTCCCCTCTATAGACCCAACAGCTGGTCCCCGACCTCAGGGGTCCTTGGGG TGAACGGACAGCCGCATGGCGGCAGCTCTGCGGTCAAACCGGCCTTATGGTCCCGACCTAGACTTG GGTCTCCTGCTCGTCCGTCCATTCAGATCAACAAGAAACCGAACCTGGTGGGCAAACCCGGAGAAACCG ACAAAGTCAACAGCCTCAAACAGAGTGTCGACTTACCCCTCCTCAAGACTAAAGTCCCAACCTCCCCCACCGCCAAACCCACCAAACCGGAGCGCAGacagaccaccaccaccaccgccgcgcCCACGCCCACCG CAACTCGACAGGAAACCTGGGAGGAGTCCGACCTGTTCAAAGCGCAGCCCACCTCCGACCTTGACGCTCTGGGCAAGAAGCGCTACGTCG CGCCCCATGTGGTCTACAAAACCGGGAAGAAGCCAGACGAGCCGtgctccatcacctcctccctGAACTTCTTCCCTGAGAGCGAGCCCGGAGAGACGAATGTGACGGCGCCGCCCAGGAGTCCACCTTCCAACCTCACCGTGGTGACGGTGGAGGGATGTCCCTCCTTCGTCATCCTGGACTGGGAGAAAACGGACAACGACACCACTG AGTATGAAGTCATCTCCACGGCTAAAGGGCCAGACGGCGAGCAGGTTTCCATCCTGACCACCAACCAGACGCACACGGCGGTGGAGAACCTGAAACCGGAAAGCAG cTACGAGTTCAAAGTGAAGCCCAAGAATGAGCTGGGCACCGGTCCCCCCAGTGAACCTGTGTCCTTCAACACCGAGTCGG CTGATCCTCGGGTGAGCGAGAACGTCTCTG GAAAAGATGCCATCTGGACTCAGTTCCCCTTCAAGACCGACTCGTATTCTGACTGCCATGGGAAGCAGTACGTGAAGAGGACCTGGTACCGCAAGTTTGTTGGTGTCCAGCTCTGCAACTCTCTGCGTTACAAGATCTACCTGAGCGACTCTCTCAATG GTAAATTCTACAACATTGGGGATCAGACGGGTTTCGGTGAGGACCACTGTCAGTTCGTAGACTCGTTCCTGGATGGACGAACGGGTCGTCAGCTCCAAGCGGACCAGCTGCCCTCCAGAGCAG gTTTTTATCGGGCCGTCCGTCAGGAGCCGGTTCACTTCGGACAGATCGGCGGTCGCTCTCACATCAGCTACGTTTCCTGGTACGAGTGCGGGACGCCCATCCCAGGGAAATGGTAG
- the abi3bpb gene encoding ABI family, member 3 (NESH) binding protein b isoform X10: protein MAGSSVLLLLLLLLAVTLQLVPAQRIRERRQSLKVRINATDDTIVMTFVRPSADVKLEGYILGYGGGVFSKQFIPLPEDGEPYQAEMDAEPKYLIAVQPIPTNDVKKHCTGKVNLEKPLHLVIGSVSPTAVLLSWGNMAKTPYEGNILDECLEDGFYTIRYRERNRKWIYQTCPTSDTVVDNLKPNTPYEFGVRSNKDENSGTWSKPVVHNTNMGNKNPQKTFKLRNPLMNPLKPHGLFPPRPALHNATRGRFSTILKNGGFPGAPRTFAVSQSKDRSALLRSLANERAQTNSWVNGQPHGGSSAVKPALWSRPRLGSPARPSIQINKKPNLVGKPGETDKVNSLKQSVDLPLLKTKVPTSPTAKPTKPERRQTTTTTAAPTPTATRQETWEESDLFKAQPTSDLDALGKKRYVAPHVVYKTGKKPDEPCSITSSLNFFPESEPGETNVTAPPRSPPSNLTVVTVEGCPSFVILDWEKTDNDTTEYEVISTAKGPDGEQVSILTTNQTHTAVENLKPESSYEFKVKPKNELGTGPPSEPVSFNTESADPRVSENVSGKDAIWTQFPFKTDSYSDCHGKQYVKRTWYRKFVGVQLCNSLRYKIYLSDSLNGKFYNIGDQTGFGEDHCQFVDSFLDGRTGRQLQADQLPSRAGFYRAVRQEPVHFGQIGGRSHISYVSWYECGTPIPGKW, encoded by the exons atggCGGGCTCctcggtcctcctcctcctcctcctcctgctggccgTCACGCTGCAGCTCGTCCCGGCTCAGAGGATCCGAG AGCGCCGTCAGAGCCTGAAGGTCCGGATCAACGCCACCGACGACACCATCGTCATGACGTTTGTGCGTCCAAGTGCCGACGTGAAGCTGGAGGGCTACATCCTGGGATACGGCGGCGGCGTCTTCTCCAAACAGTTCATCCCGCTTCCCGAGGACGGCGAGCCGTACCAAGCCGAGATGG ACGCTGAACCGAAGTACCTGATCGCTGTTCAGCCGATTCCAACCAATGACGTTAAGAAGCACTGTACAG GTAAGGTCAACCTGGAAAAACCCCTGCACCTGGTGATTGGTTCCGTGAGTCCAACGGCGGTCTTGTTGTCGTGGGGAAACATGGCAAAGACGCCGTACGAAGGGAACATCCTGGACGAATGTCTTGAGGACGG GTTCTACACCATCCGCTACagggagaggaacaggaagtggatctACCAAACGTGTCCGACCAGCGACACTGTGGTTGACAACCTGAAGCCCAACACACCGTACGAGTTCGGCGTTCGCTCCAACAAGGACGAGAACAGCGGCACGTGGAGCAAACCAGTCGTCCACAACACCAACATGGGCA ATAAAAACCCGCAGAAGACTTTTAAGCTGCGTAACCCACTCATGAATCCACTG aagCCTCATGGTCTTTTCCCTCCACGTCCCG ctctgcacaatgccaccagggggcgattTTCCACCATACTGAAAAATGGCGGCTTCCCTGGAGCTCCTCGCACCTTTG CTGTCAGCCAATCAAAGGACAGATCAGCATTGTTGAGATCTCTGGCCAATGAGAGGGCTCAGACTAACAGCTGGG TGAACGGACAGCCGCATGGCGGCAGCTCTGCGGTCAAACCGGCCTTATGGTCCCGACCTAGACTTG GGTCTCCTGCTCGTCCGTCCATTCAGATCAACAAGAAACCGAACCTGGTGGGCAAACCCGGAGAAACCG ACAAAGTCAACAGCCTCAAACAGAGTGTCGACTTACCCCTCCTCAAGACTAAAGTCCCAACCTCCCCCACCGCCAAACCCACCAAACCGGAGCGCAGacagaccaccaccaccaccgccgcgcCCACGCCCACCG CAACTCGACAGGAAACCTGGGAGGAGTCCGACCTGTTCAAAGCGCAGCCCACCTCCGACCTTGACGCTCTGGGCAAGAAGCGCTACGTCG CGCCCCATGTGGTCTACAAAACCGGGAAGAAGCCAGACGAGCCGtgctccatcacctcctccctGAACTTCTTCCCTGAGAGCGAGCCCGGAGAGACGAATGTGACGGCGCCGCCCAGGAGTCCACCTTCCAACCTCACCGTGGTGACGGTGGAGGGATGTCCCTCCTTCGTCATCCTGGACTGGGAGAAAACGGACAACGACACCACTG AGTATGAAGTCATCTCCACGGCTAAAGGGCCAGACGGCGAGCAGGTTTCCATCCTGACCACCAACCAGACGCACACGGCGGTGGAGAACCTGAAACCGGAAAGCAG cTACGAGTTCAAAGTGAAGCCCAAGAATGAGCTGGGCACCGGTCCCCCCAGTGAACCTGTGTCCTTCAACACCGAGTCGG CTGATCCTCGGGTGAGCGAGAACGTCTCTG GAAAAGATGCCATCTGGACTCAGTTCCCCTTCAAGACCGACTCGTATTCTGACTGCCATGGGAAGCAGTACGTGAAGAGGACCTGGTACCGCAAGTTTGTTGGTGTCCAGCTCTGCAACTCTCTGCGTTACAAGATCTACCTGAGCGACTCTCTCAATG GTAAATTCTACAACATTGGGGATCAGACGGGTTTCGGTGAGGACCACTGTCAGTTCGTAGACTCGTTCCTGGATGGACGAACGGGTCGTCAGCTCCAAGCGGACCAGCTGCCCTCCAGAGCAG gTTTTTATCGGGCCGTCCGTCAGGAGCCGGTTCACTTCGGACAGATCGGCGGTCGCTCTCACATCAGCTACGTTTCCTGGTACGAGTGCGGGACGCCCATCCCAGGGAAATGGTAG